Genomic window (Gelria sp. Kuro-4):
CTAAAAGCACCGGCAGGAAAACAGCCCAGCCGTAACCCGGCACCTCCCTGGCCCAGGCCAGCAGTACTTCGCGCCACGCATCCGCCCGGCCGAGAGCCAGGCGAAAGGCCACCCCCAGCATCCCGGCCGCCAGACCGGCCAGGGCGCTTTCGAGGAAGAGCCTTAATCTAAGGTTGTACCAAGTGGAAAAAAGCGTACCGGCAGAAGTGGTGGATTCAGTGTGTGTTTTCTCTCGCATCCCGCTTGCGAACACCCTCTCCCTGTTCCCGTAACGTTTTAACCCAGCTTGTTACTTGTTAAGGGTTCTCCTTGCCGCCTGCGATTTCCTGCCTCTTTTCCCGCCAGTACGGCGGAATTGTGGGCGGCGCCGGTGGTGGACCGGGCGGTCCGCCGCCTTCGGCCGGCGGGTGATAGGGGGCATGGACGATGGAAATGCTGCTTAAAACCGTGCGCTCCTCCACCAAGCGCCCATTCTGATACGTTTTGATAAATTCAGCCCGCGGTACCAGGATGTGTATCTCGTGCGGCCAGTTAAGGCCGAGCCGGCGTTTGAGAAGAATGTACAGCCCGTTCAGGCGCAGCTCTATGAGATCGGCCAGGCCCGCGTGACGCCGCACCGTCTGCCGCCGGCGCTCCCGGCGGCGGGCGAAGGTCTTGGCCAGTCCCAGCACAAAGATCCCCTCTTCCGCTTTTTTACCAGTGTATGTGTCCTTCCCCCGGCCGGGCACCTCGGCTCGCGGCTCAACATACACTGTGGCAGAGGAACTTTTGGGAAGGAGGGATCTACCCTGCCTGCCTTTGAGAAAAACTGGTACTACGTGAGCTCCCCGGACGCCCTGGCGGACCTCAGGGCACATGCCGGGGAGATAACGGCAATCATACCGTTTTGGTTCGGCATCACCGCTCAGGGAGGACTGGTGGACCAGGCTGACCCTGAAGCCTTGGAAGCAGCCCGCACCTACAACCTCCCCATCCTGGCCATCATTCACAACTACGCCAGCCCCCAGTACGGACCGCTCATCCACCAGGTACTCACCACGGCCGGGGCCCGCCATGCCCTGGTGGAAAACATTCTTGCCATGCTCGAACGTTACGGCTTCGCCGGCGTTAACATCGATTTTGAGTTTGTGCCCCCGGAAGACCGGCCGTACCTTACGGCCTTTATGGAAGAGCTGGGAGCCCGCCTGCGTCCGGCCGGGTACCTGACCACCATTTCCGTCCCCGCAGAGCTTGAGGATAACCCGCGTCACCCCTTTTCCGGCGCCTTCAGCTACCCGGACCTGGCCGCCCCCAGCGACCAAGTCTACGTCCTGGCCTACGACGAGCACTTCGCCACCCCGGGACCCATCGCCTCCATCGGCTTTGTACGCCAGGTGCTGGGTTACGCCCTCTCGGTGATACCTGTATCCAAAGTAAAACTGGGGATGCCGGTGTACGGCTACGACTGGCCCGAGACGGGCGGTATTCCCCGCACCCTGTCTTATAACCAGGCCGTCGCCCTGGCTGAGCGCACCGGCGCGACCATCCGTTACGACCCTACTGCCCAGGAAGCCACGTTCCAGTACGTAGAAAACAGCATCCGCCACATCGTTTGGTTCGAGGAGGCGCGCAGCTTTGCGGCTAAGCTCAGCCTGGCCCGTAGCCTCAGCCTGCCCGGTATCGGCGTCTGGCGGCTGGGACTGGAGGATCCCGCTGTCTGGGACGTCCTAGCCGGAGTCGACCCGTAAGGGAGAGATTGCTCGTGCGCACCAGGCCCCTGGTCGGCCTTGCCTTGGGCGGCGGCGGTCTGCGGGGGGCGGCCCATATCGGCATCCTTAAGGTCCTCGAGGCACAGGGGATCAAGGTGGACCTCTTGGCAGGCACCAGCGCCGGCAGTATGGTGGGCGCCCTCTACGCCGCCGGCCTCCCGCTGGGGCAAATCGAAGAGACCTTCCGCCACCTGCCCGCCAATCTCTTTCCGCCCGCCATTTCACCCTTGACCCTCATCCTGGCCCTGCTGGAACGCTTTGGCCTCATCGCACATGGGCCCCGCGCCCAATGCCTCGCTCTGCCGCGCGGGCTGTTAAAGACCGATTTCCTGCGTGATTTCATCAACCGGCTGACCGATCAGCGCTCTTTAAGCGGTCTGAGAATACCGGCCGCTTTCCTGGCTACGGACCTCCGCTCCGGGCGCGAGGTGATCTTCGCCCCGGAGGGCGCGCGCCGGTACCTTCTGCGCAATGCGGCGCAGCAAGTCTTTGTCTCCACTGTACTCCTGGGCACGGCCGTCGCCGCCAGCTCCGCCATTCCCGGCATTTTTGTCCCGGTACAGGTGGGCGGCCTGGACCTGGCCGACGGGGCCCTGAAGGCCAACGTGCCCGTCCACCTCCTGGAGGCCTGGGGCGCGCGGGTGATTCTGGCGGTGGATCTGGGGTTCTCGGTTGAAGACGCCGACGTCGGCAACATCATTCAAGTGCTGCTGCAGTCCAGCGATATCATGGGGCAAACCATCACGGACCTGCACCTTAAGGCGAGCCGCGCCTTGGTCATCCGCCCCCGGGTGGGTGCGATGAAGCTCACCGACTTTGACCGTATCCCGCAGGCCATTGAAAAAGGCGTCCTGGCCGCCACGGCCGCCCTGCCGGACATCAAAAAGGCCATCTGGCACGCCCGGACTGAAAGCGGCGACGGGGAAAGAGGAAACGGCGAGGGTAAAGAGTGAACGCAAAAGCGGAGGGGTTACCCCTCCGCTTTTCTGGTAACTCGTTTCGTCTGCTGTTACATGGTGTAGGTACCGTCCGGGCTTTCGATCACCTGCAGGATTTTCTCCTCTTGCCCGTCCGTGGCATTGTAGTAAACCAGGAAGGTCTGGCCGTTCGCCCGGCCGCGCACCTCCCAACAGTAGCGCTCGCTGGCATCGCTCATGGGGATGATGGCCGCCCGCACCCGGTCCACCGTCATCCGTCCGGCGGCTTTTTCCCGCGCCGCCGGGGCGCTGAAGCGGGCCTGCGGCAGGTCGCGCCGTCGGTGGGAGGTGAGGTAGCCGCGGGCGTCAAAGCCCACGATCTCGCCGGTATCCAGGGCGACCGTCGCTTTGACGAAGTCAGGATAGGCTACGGCGCCGTCCTGCGTCCAGGCCTGTGTCACCACGATGTTGTTGGGGCGGCGCAGGGAACCGGTGGTAAGCATGTCCTTGTAGCCGCGGGCGCGGACGAAGTCCTCGGCCCGCCGCACGGCCTCCCCCACGTCGAGGCGCACCGGCCCCAGGGGGCGGGGGTTAAGGAAGTACACCACGTGACCGCCCGTTTGAGAAACATCCACGGTGATGTCCGGCAGGCGCCGGCCGCCCTGGGGGCGCAGCGTGATGGAATAGGCAGGGATGGCGCCGGCCACCCGGCGGGAGCTCACGGCCGTATACCGGGCGGCTCCGCCCCGGTTCACGAACTCCTCGGCGATGCGGCCCGCCTGCTCGATGGTGACGGGCTTCCCGGTGACGCCACGCGGCTTAATGTTCTCCATGTGCTCTGAGAAGGGCCCGTCGTAGGTAAGGGTGGGTGCCTCGTCCTTGAGCCGAGAGTCCATTTTGGCCAGGCCGTCGGCAATGCTCCCGGCCGGCGCCACCGGCTTACCCTTGAGGCCCACGGTCACCCCTGTCGTCCCCCAGGCCGGCTTGGAACTGAGGCCGCCGATCATCTTTTGCAGGTCCTTATTGAGTTTACCGGTCTCCTTGGACAGGGCGGCCAAGTTGTCTTGCTCCGCGGTGGAAAGAGGCTGCCCTAAAGCAAGCTTCCGGGCTAAGGTGTAAGAGTAATCCCCCACCTGGGCGAGGTACCTTTGCGCCGCCGTAAGATCGAAACGCCCGAGCGGCAGTTGGCTCAAGGAAGTACGGGCGCTCTCCGCCTCGTGCCAGGCGCTGGCCAGGGTGAGCACCCCTTGGCCGTTGTCCTGCGTCACCTGCCCTTTGGCCAGGAGGGTGTTGAGGTTCTGAACATGGCCCACCAGGGAGAAGAGGGCCCGCTGGTAGCTGGCCTCGAGCGAGTTGCGCGCCCGCGTGTTCTCCAGGTTGTAATTCCAGAACCAAATCCCGCCTGTAAGGAGCGCCAGGACAACGCCGACGGTAAGCCATCGGGAACGCTGCATCTTATCCCACCTCTCCTAACGCCCAAAAACGTGCCGGCCGATGCTGGTGATGACATTGCGGGTCCAGATCCAGGGACTCACGGCCTTGGCCGGGTTCCAGAAATAGAGTGCTCCGTAGGTGGGATCCCAACCGTCCAGGGCCGCCTGGGCCGCCGCAATGTTTTCGTCGGTCGGGGGCAGGCCCCACATGATGCCGTTGCTCACCGACTCGAAGGCATCCGGCTCAAAGATCACTCCCGGGACGCTGGGCGGAAAGCGCGGGCTCTGCACGCGGTTGAGCACCACGGAAGCGACCGCCACCTGGCCGACGTACGGCTCGCTGTGGGCCTCACCGGATACCAGGCGCGCCAGCAGCCAGAGGTCGTCGTAGGTGGGGTAACCCACCTGGGGCGAGAGGGCGGCCTGACTCAGGGCGGAAGCGGCCTGCGGCACCGCTGCACCCCGCCACCCGCCCTGAGCCCGGGCAAAAGCGGCCACCACGAGGACGGCCAGGGCCACGCCCAGAAAGCGCCCGAGAGGCTCCGGCTTGTGCATGCTTGCCACCTCCTCCTCCCTAGCTCCAAGGCTAGTGCGGCTTTAGCATGTTCCGGTCGTTCAGACATTATGCAGCCGCGCAGCGGTTTCACCTTCGCCGGCCCCCTGAATATAGTGTAGTAAGTCAGGATCGGCCTGCCGAGTGCGTGCAGCGTGCGCGCCCAAAGCAGGCCGGCCGCTCTGGAGGTGAAACCATGGAGAACTACACCTTGGCCTTGCGCCAAGCCTGGAGCCGCTGCAGTTCCCTGCCCAACGTGATCGGGGTGGGGATTGGCTACAAAGAAAAAGGCCGTGAACGCACCGATAAGCTGGCCGTGGTGATCTTCGTTTCCAAAAAGGTGCCCGCACGCGATCTGGCCACTGCTGAGGTGGTGCCCCGCGCCATCGGCGAGGTCGAGACCGACGTGGTGGAAATCGGTGAGGTACGCCTCCTCGGTTCCCGCACCACGCGCCAGCGTCCCGCCCCGCCCGGCGTGAGCATCGGCCACTACAAGATCACCGCCGGCACCCTGGGAGCTGTGGTGAAGGACGCACACACCGGCGCTCCCTTAATCCTCTCCAACAATCACATCCTGGCCAATTCCTCCAACGGGCGGGACGGGCGTTCCAAGATCGGCGACCCCATCTACCAGCCCGGCCCGTACGACGGCGGCACAAGCGACGACACCATCGCCCACCTGGAGCGCTTTACGCCGGTGATAACCGAATACCAGGAATCCACCTGCCCCATCAGCCAGCGTCTCGCCCGCACCGAGAACCTGTTTGTACATCTGGTACGCCCTAACTACGACGTGCGTTTCCACAAGCGCAACAGCGACGGCAACCTGGTGGACTGCGCCGTGGCCAGGCCCCTGTCCGACCGCCTGGTGACGCCGGAGATTATGGAAGTAGGGCCGGTGCGCAGTGTGGCCGAGGCTAAACTCGGTGAAACCCTGGTGAAAAGCGGCCGCACCAGCGGGTTAACCCGCGGCGCGGTGACCGCCCTGGCCGCCACGCTGCGTATTCAGATGCACTCCGGCGTTTACGCCCTGTTCACCGACCAGATCGTCGCCAACTTAAACAGCCAGGGCGGCGACAGCGGATCGCTGGTCCTCAACGAGCGCAACGAGGCGGTGGGGCTCCTCTTTGCCGGCTCTGACCGCTCCACCATCCTCAACCGCATCCAAAACGTCATGCACGAGCTCGCCGTTACTTTCTAGGGTCAGGAAGGAAGGAGAATGCTGCCATGGAGGAACACTTACCCGCCGTTCTGCCCGTACCGGCAAAGCCTCCCGCGGCCGCCGCGCCGCCGGGCGAGGCGCCGCCTCCTCCTGGGGCCCGCGTCAGCCCCTTCACCCTGTTTTTGATCCTCATCCTGCTTTTGGGAGCCACCGAGCAATTGGCCGCCCCGTCCCGGCGTGAGGCAGGCGAACACTCCGGCTCCGGTCAGCATAGCTTAAAGTAGGTCGGGGCAATGCCCTGGTATGCTGAAGACCAGAGGTGACCGCTGTGGAACTTCTGCCCTTTACCGCCCAGGACGTCCAGATGCTCCAGCTGCTCAAACCACACCTGAGCCTGCGCGGGCGCGATCTGGTGGACGGGCTGCTCGCTTTTGCCTGCCTGACGAGCAGGCAGCTGCAGCAGGACTTATCCCCCCTGCCGGCGCTACAGTTTCTGAACTTCTTCCACACCCGCTCAGAGCTTAAAGCCCAAGCGGGTGCCCGGTCGCTTGCCGCTGGCTCAGCGGAGGAGGGACGTTTAGTGTCCAAGGTGCCCTTTGATACCAAAGATGTATCGCTCATGCTGGCGATAAAGCCGTTTCTGTCCTCGAAGAGCCAAACCCTGGTGGATGCCCTGGTCAACCTTCTGGCCGTGGTCAACAACCCACCGGAGAAAAAGGTCGACCCGGAGGCCCTGGCCAACCTGATCAACCTTATCGCTCAGGCCAGCGAGGGGACGAAAGAAAAGCCCCCGGCGGAAACGAAACCGGAGCTTAAACCGGCGCCGCCGTCGTTCCCTGGCTACGTCCCGCTGCCGCCGGAGCCGGAAGTTCCCGGCGCCTGACACAACCTTCCCCTGCCGGCCTGAGCAAAAATCCCGCCGCCCGGGCGGGGTTTTTGTTGCCGGGTGGTCTCTTTGCGGCGCCCCGGAATAAACTTA
Coding sequences:
- a CDS encoding S1 family peptidase: MENYTLALRQAWSRCSSLPNVIGVGIGYKEKGRERTDKLAVVIFVSKKVPARDLATAEVVPRAIGEVETDVVEIGEVRLLGSRTTRQRPAPPGVSIGHYKITAGTLGAVVKDAHTGAPLILSNNHILANSSNGRDGRSKIGDPIYQPGPYDGGTSDDTIAHLERFTPVITEYQESTCPISQRLARTENLFVHLVRPNYDVRFHKRNSDGNLVDCAVARPLSDRLVTPEIMEVGPVRSVAEAKLGETLVKSGRTSGLTRGAVTALAATLRIQMHSGVYALFTDQIVANLNSQGGDSGSLVLNERNEAVGLLFAGSDRSTILNRIQNVMHELAVTF
- a CDS encoding glycosyl hydrolase family 18 protein, with translation MSSPDALADLRAHAGEITAIIPFWFGITAQGGLVDQADPEALEAARTYNLPILAIIHNYASPQYGPLIHQVLTTAGARHALVENILAMLERYGFAGVNIDFEFVPPEDRPYLTAFMEELGARLRPAGYLTTISVPAELEDNPRHPFSGAFSYPDLAAPSDQVYVLAYDEHFATPGPIASIGFVRQVLGYALSVIPVSKVKLGMPVYGYDWPETGGIPRTLSYNQAVALAERTGATIRYDPTAQEATFQYVENSIRHIVWFEEARSFAAKLSLARSLSLPGIGVWRLGLEDPAVWDVLAGVDP
- a CDS encoding patatin-like phospholipase family protein, with the protein product MRTRPLVGLALGGGGLRGAAHIGILKVLEAQGIKVDLLAGTSAGSMVGALYAAGLPLGQIEETFRHLPANLFPPAISPLTLILALLERFGLIAHGPRAQCLALPRGLLKTDFLRDFINRLTDQRSLSGLRIPAAFLATDLRSGREVIFAPEGARRYLLRNAAQQVFVSTVLLGTAVAASSAIPGIFVPVQVGGLDLADGALKANVPVHLLEAWGARVILAVDLGFSVEDADVGNIIQVLLQSSDIMGQTITDLHLKASRALVIRPRVGAMKLTDFDRIPQAIEKGVLAATAALPDIKKAIWHARTESGDGERGNGEGKE
- the ypeB gene encoding germination protein YpeB, which encodes MQRSRWLTVGVVLALLTGGIWFWNYNLENTRARNSLEASYQRALFSLVGHVQNLNTLLAKGQVTQDNGQGVLTLASAWHEAESARTSLSQLPLGRFDLTAAQRYLAQVGDYSYTLARKLALGQPLSTAEQDNLAALSKETGKLNKDLQKMIGGLSSKPAWGTTGVTVGLKGKPVAPAGSIADGLAKMDSRLKDEAPTLTYDGPFSEHMENIKPRGVTGKPVTIEQAGRIAEEFVNRGGAARYTAVSSRRVAGAIPAYSITLRPQGGRRLPDITVDVSQTGGHVVYFLNPRPLGPVRLDVGEAVRRAEDFVRARGYKDMLTTGSLRRPNNIVVTQAWTQDGAVAYPDFVKATVALDTGEIVGFDARGYLTSHRRRDLPQARFSAPAAREKAAGRMTVDRVRAAIIPMSDASERYCWEVRGRANGQTFLVYYNATDGQEEKILQVIESPDGTYTM
- a CDS encoding cell wall hydrolase is translated as MHKPEPLGRFLGVALAVLVVAAFARAQGGWRGAAVPQAASALSQAALSPQVGYPTYDDLWLLARLVSGEAHSEPYVGQVAVASVVLNRVQSPRFPPSVPGVIFEPDAFESVSNGIMWGLPPTDENIAAAQAALDGWDPTYGALYFWNPAKAVSPWIWTRNVITSIGRHVFGR